In the genome of Sorangium aterium, one region contains:
- a CDS encoding DinB family protein, which produces MSWIDQYRALARYNRWMNDKLFALVGELDDVERKRDRGAFFRSIHGTLNHILLADRTWMGRFTGDAERFVSRDPSGKAIEITALSQELYADFGDLSRERATTDADILAWVHEIDERALAGDLTYTRSGTVYTSPLWWSVGHLFNHQTHHRGQVTTLLTQMGIDPGSTDLIAMLRDERRGP; this is translated from the coding sequence ATGAGCTGGATCGACCAGTACCGCGCCTTGGCTCGCTACAACCGGTGGATGAACGACAAGCTCTTTGCGCTGGTCGGCGAGCTCGACGACGTGGAGCGCAAGCGCGATCGCGGGGCCTTCTTCCGGTCGATCCACGGCACGTTGAACCATATCCTGCTCGCCGACCGCACCTGGATGGGGCGCTTCACCGGCGACGCGGAGCGGTTCGTCTCCCGCGATCCGAGCGGGAAGGCCATCGAGATCACCGCGCTCTCGCAGGAGCTCTATGCGGACTTCGGCGATCTCTCCCGCGAGCGGGCCACGACGGACGCGGACATCCTCGCCTGGGTGCACGAGATCGATGAGCGGGCGCTCGCGGGCGACCTAACGTACACGCGGAGCGGGACGGTCTATACCTCTCCGCTCTGGTGGTCCGTCGGGCACCTCTTCAATCATCAGACCCATCACCGCGGTCAGGTGACCACCCTGCTCACACAGATGGGAATCGACCCCGGCTCGACCGATCTGATCGCGATGCTGCGGGACGAGAGGCGCGGGCCGTGA
- a CDS encoding class I SAM-dependent methyltransferase encodes MVSLSLDSAVLAETYDRVSDRQFNHGKLLIEDLQVSPGERVLDVGCGTGRLGAYVADQVGPSGSVAGVDPLPLRVELANGKRRPNFRASVGQAEDLSQFAAGSFDVVFLNSVLHWLPEKLGPLREARRVLRRGGRLGISSAARERPHEFERVIEGVLSSLGLTGTAETLGNTTYKVTSDDLTSTLLLAGFEDPRLQIRSFTDHFADTDDVVAFYLASSFGNFLSDLDPAEAARVKAALAAELERRRAPEGIRLERHLIFAVARADG; translated from the coding sequence ATGGTCAGCCTTTCGCTCGATTCAGCTGTCCTGGCCGAGACCTACGATCGCGTCAGCGATCGGCAGTTCAACCACGGGAAGCTGCTCATCGAAGATCTCCAGGTTTCCCCGGGCGAGCGCGTCCTCGACGTCGGGTGTGGGACGGGCCGGCTCGGGGCGTATGTCGCCGATCAGGTCGGCCCCTCCGGCTCGGTGGCCGGCGTCGATCCGCTGCCGCTCCGGGTCGAGCTGGCGAACGGGAAGCGCCGGCCGAACTTCCGCGCCAGCGTCGGCCAGGCCGAAGATCTCTCGCAGTTCGCCGCCGGGAGCTTCGATGTCGTGTTCCTGAACAGCGTGCTCCACTGGCTGCCCGAGAAGCTCGGCCCGCTGCGCGAGGCGCGCCGGGTGCTCAGGCGGGGAGGGCGCCTCGGCATCAGCTCGGCCGCCAGGGAGCGCCCGCACGAGTTCGAGCGGGTGATCGAGGGGGTGCTGTCGTCTCTCGGCCTGACCGGCACCGCGGAGACGCTCGGCAACACGACCTACAAGGTGACCTCGGACGACCTGACGAGCACACTCCTGCTCGCCGGCTTCGAGGATCCGAGGCTCCAGATCCGGTCCTTCACCGACCATTTCGCGGACACGGACGACGTGGTCGCGTTCTACCTGGCCAGCTCGTTTGGCAACTTCCTGTCCGACCTAGATCCAGCGGAAGCCGCGCGGGTCAAGGCAGCGCTCGCGGCCGAGCTCGAGCGCCGCCGCGCGCCGGAGGGGATCCGGCTGGAACGTCATCTGATCTTCGCCGTGGCGCGCGCCGACGGCTGA
- a CDS encoding DUF5615 family PIN-like protein, which yields MTPTFRLLLDQGLPRSAAARLRAAGVDAIHVAEIGMWAALDEEILEQARQSKQVVVTLDADFHTLLALADANAPSVLRLRVERLNGEACARMILDVLAVCGSELLAGAAATADLTRVRLRRLPLTDPGR from the coding sequence ATGACGCCGACCTTTCGATTGCTCCTGGATCAAGGGCTTCCGCGCTCGGCGGCAGCGCGGTTACGCGCGGCCGGCGTCGACGCGATCCATGTAGCCGAGATCGGGATGTGGGCCGCGCTCGATGAGGAGATCCTCGAACAGGCCCGGCAATCGAAGCAGGTGGTCGTGACGCTCGATGCAGATTTTCACACACTGCTCGCACTTGCTGACGCGAACGCCCCTTCTGTGTTGAGGCTGCGGGTAGAACGACTGAACGGAGAGGCATGTGCCAGGATGATCCTGGATGTGCTCGCGGTGTGCGGCTCAGAGCTCCTTGCGGGCGCGGCGGCGACAGCGGACCTTACCCGCGTCAGGCTCCGGCGATTGCCGCTGACCGATCCAGGACGATAG
- a CDS encoding DUF433 domain-containing protein has product MRNFDRITAHPGRMNGQPCIRDLRLTVKRVLEVLATYPDREELRRDYPELDDEDIRQALAFAAAMIGDEVIDLPRSA; this is encoded by the coding sequence ATGCGAAATTTTGACCGGATCACCGCGCACCCTGGCCGAATGAACGGGCAGCCGTGCATCAGGGACCTTCGCCTGACGGTGAAGCGGGTGCTGGAAGTGCTGGCGACCTATCCGGACCGCGAAGAGCTGCGACGCGACTACCCGGAGCTGGACGACGAGGACATCCGGCAGGCCCTGGCCTTCGCCGCCGCCATGATCGGGGATGAGGTCATCGACCTGCCCCGGAGCGCATGA
- a CDS encoding GNAT family N-acetyltransferase gives MSERLDVEVLSRREELEALREPWSALWQRCPAATAFQRPEWLIPWCRALGPEEVLALVFRSDEGLVGLAPLAVHRIGGERVVALLGAGISDYNDVLAASGYERAVADAALACLEERADAWDVADLHDLRASSPLLLAEAPPGWSDEVEKHEACPAVTIPEGTGPDELFPPGMRARVARARKRLARAGDLRLDVADAASVDELLEALFANHKARWRSRGEGGVLDEALRPFHREAARALCAPGALRLFGLRLDGRIIASLYGFAERGGLASYITGFDPELAWYSPGLVMLASAIEHAAREGARTVDFLRGREPYKYDWGAVDRWTFRRRLRRRGGRGAGREVGQGEGAVQAVMSGEASPEVGLVRLLGAAGDLEAAAGAIDAARLAAEEGERAARLEALRRCLDERRAGCATVAAMLGAHRGARVAGGDARGACHSTARLFDELCERSEEASVAAYSLGDPELLERATREVVELLERWGAIGEDRAILQIGCGIGRFEAALAPRVREAWGLDVSPRMIEAARRRCAGRSNVVLAVSSGVDLGDAPSARFDLVYAVDSFPYIVAAGPEVVDRLVAEARRALRPGGELVVLGYSYRGDPARDAADVARLAARHGFDVLTSGERVFSLWDARAYRLRKIEQR, from the coding sequence GTGAGCGAACGACTCGACGTTGAGGTGCTGAGCCGCCGCGAGGAGCTCGAGGCGCTGCGGGAGCCGTGGAGCGCGCTGTGGCAGCGCTGCCCGGCGGCGACGGCGTTCCAGCGGCCGGAGTGGCTGATCCCGTGGTGCCGCGCGCTCGGGCCCGAGGAGGTGCTCGCCCTGGTCTTCCGGTCGGACGAGGGGCTCGTCGGCCTCGCGCCCCTCGCGGTTCACCGCATCGGCGGCGAGCGCGTCGTCGCGCTGCTCGGCGCCGGGATCTCCGATTACAACGATGTCCTGGCCGCGTCCGGGTACGAGCGCGCGGTCGCGGACGCGGCGCTCGCTTGCCTCGAAGAGCGCGCCGACGCGTGGGACGTCGCCGATCTCCACGACCTGCGCGCGTCGTCGCCGCTGCTCCTGGCCGAGGCGCCTCCCGGCTGGTCGGACGAGGTCGAGAAGCACGAGGCGTGTCCGGCGGTGACGATCCCCGAGGGCACCGGGCCGGACGAGCTGTTTCCGCCCGGGATGCGCGCGCGCGTCGCCCGCGCGCGGAAGCGGCTCGCGCGGGCCGGCGACCTGCGCCTCGACGTGGCCGACGCGGCGAGCGTGGACGAGCTGCTCGAGGCGCTGTTCGCCAACCACAAGGCGCGCTGGCGCTCGCGCGGCGAGGGGGGCGTGCTCGACGAGGCGCTCCGGCCGTTCCACCGCGAGGCCGCGCGCGCGCTGTGCGCGCCGGGCGCGCTGCGGCTCTTCGGCCTGCGGCTCGACGGGCGGATCATCGCGTCGCTCTACGGGTTCGCCGAGCGCGGCGGGCTCGCGTCGTACATCACCGGCTTCGATCCGGAGCTCGCGTGGTACAGCCCGGGGCTCGTGATGCTCGCCAGCGCGATCGAGCACGCGGCGCGCGAGGGCGCGCGGACCGTGGACTTCCTCCGCGGCCGCGAGCCGTACAAGTACGACTGGGGCGCCGTCGACCGCTGGACGTTCCGCCGGCGGCTGCGGCGCCGGGGCGGGCGCGGGGCGGGGCGGGAGGTCGGACAGGGCGAGGGCGCGGTGCAGGCCGTCATGTCCGGCGAGGCGTCGCCGGAGGTCGGCCTGGTGCGGCTTCTCGGCGCCGCGGGGGACCTCGAGGCCGCCGCGGGCGCGATCGACGCCGCGCGGCTGGCGGCAGAAGAGGGGGAGCGGGCGGCGCGCCTCGAGGCGCTGCGCCGCTGCCTGGACGAGCGGCGCGCCGGGTGCGCGACCGTGGCGGCGATGCTGGGCGCGCACCGGGGCGCGCGCGTCGCCGGGGGGGACGCGCGGGGAGCCTGTCACTCCACCGCGCGGCTGTTCGACGAGCTCTGCGAGCGCTCGGAGGAGGCGAGCGTCGCTGCGTACTCGCTCGGCGATCCGGAGCTCCTCGAGCGGGCGACGCGGGAGGTGGTCGAGCTCCTCGAGCGGTGGGGCGCGATCGGGGAGGACCGCGCGATCCTGCAGATCGGCTGCGGGATCGGCCGCTTCGAGGCGGCGCTCGCGCCGAGGGTGCGCGAGGCGTGGGGGCTCGACGTCTCGCCGCGCATGATCGAGGCCGCGCGCCGCCGCTGCGCGGGGCGCTCGAACGTCGTGCTCGCGGTCTCGTCGGGCGTCGATCTGGGCGACGCGCCGTCGGCACGCTTCGATCTCGTGTACGCGGTCGACTCGTTCCCGTACATCGTCGCCGCGGGCCCGGAGGTCGTGGATCGGCTCGTCGCGGAGGCGCGCCGGGCGCTGCGGCCGGGCGGGGAGCTCGTCGTCCTGGGCTACTCGTACCGCGGCGACCCGGCGCGCGACGCGGCCGACGTCGCGCGGCTCGCGGCCCGCCACGGGTTCGACGTCCTCACGAGCGGCGAGCGGGTGTTCTCGCTGTGGGACGCGCGGGCGTACCGGCTGCGGAAGATCGAGCAGCGGTGA
- a CDS encoding DUF4156 domain-containing protein, with protein MKTSIHGAFALLLSCLTLPACAAVELSPGAERVIVTKQPAPQGCRFLGTVIGEQGGSLSGAFTSNANLQEGAVNDMKNKAHGLGGNYVVLENTNAGTTISGDRGNISGQQTDVTHMGNAYSCPPQLVGL; from the coding sequence ATGAAGACATCGATCCACGGTGCGTTCGCTCTCCTCCTGAGTTGTCTGACCCTGCCTGCCTGTGCCGCCGTCGAGCTCAGCCCGGGCGCCGAGCGGGTCATCGTCACCAAGCAGCCGGCCCCGCAGGGGTGCCGGTTCCTGGGGACGGTGATCGGAGAGCAGGGCGGCTCCCTGTCTGGAGCGTTCACCAGCAATGCGAACCTGCAGGAGGGCGCGGTCAACGACATGAAGAACAAGGCCCATGGCCTGGGCGGCAACTACGTGGTCCTGGAGAACACGAACGCCGGGACCACCATCTCCGGCGACCGAGGCAACATCTCCGGCCAGCAGACCGACGTCACCCACATGGGCAACGCGTACAGCTGCCCGCCGCAGCTCGTCGGTCTGTAA
- the aqpZ gene encoding aquaporin Z: protein MSLSRRTAAEFLGTFWLVLGGCGSAVLSAAYPRLGIGFLGVAIAFGLSFLTMAYAVGHISGAHFNPAVTLGLIAGGRFPARDLLPYVLAQIAGAIVAAGILYAIASGAAGFTVHAGFASNGYGGRSPGGYSLFASLLAEIVLTFGFVMVVLGATEHGAPRGFAPIAIGLALTVVHLIGIPVTNTSVNPARSTGPALFVGGGALSQLWLFWLAPLAGGMLAGVLYPVLVGPRPSRAVVTSPPVI from the coding sequence ATGTCGTTGTCCAGGCGTACGGCCGCAGAGTTTCTCGGAACGTTCTGGCTCGTGCTCGGCGGCTGCGGGAGCGCCGTGCTCTCGGCCGCGTATCCCAGGCTGGGGATCGGCTTCCTGGGCGTGGCGATCGCGTTCGGGCTCTCCTTCCTGACGATGGCCTACGCGGTGGGCCACATCTCGGGCGCGCACTTCAACCCCGCCGTCACGCTCGGCCTGATCGCCGGCGGGCGCTTTCCCGCGCGAGACCTCCTGCCGTACGTCCTCGCCCAGATCGCCGGCGCCATCGTCGCCGCCGGGATCCTCTATGCGATCGCCAGCGGCGCCGCCGGGTTCACCGTGCACGCAGGGTTCGCGTCGAACGGCTATGGCGGGCGCTCGCCCGGCGGATACTCGCTCTTCGCGAGCCTCCTGGCCGAGATCGTCCTCACGTTCGGCTTCGTGATGGTGGTCCTCGGCGCGACCGAGCACGGCGCGCCGCGCGGGTTCGCGCCGATCGCCATCGGGCTCGCGCTCACGGTGGTTCACCTCATCGGGATCCCGGTCACGAACACGTCGGTCAACCCGGCGCGCTCCACCGGTCCTGCCCTGTTCGTCGGCGGAGGGGCGCTGTCTCAGCTGTGGCTGTTCTGGCTCGCCCCGCTCGCCGGCGGCATGCTCGCGGGCGTCCTCTATCCGGTGCTCGTGGGCCCGAGGCCGAGCCGGGCCGTCGTCACGTCGCCGCCGGTCATCTGA
- a CDS encoding lysylphosphatidylglycerol synthase transmembrane domain-containing protein, whose translation MAEPAPVHEGDARAPRATPAAGNLARRRALGLLGSLVVAGCFVWLMRAGTLPVVPAAEHLARVPAWVPVAYGAVWLLVLTLRAMRWYWLLRPLRPVSMRRVLTVSFIGYGALLLLPFRMGELVRPALIRQQGGISGWAATGSVGAERVLDGLYLSALLFAALQIARPLDPLPDRIGELQVSAAVVPGAAYTALAVFFAGFVTMGVFYWRRAWARRTTERVVGLVSPRLGVWLADRVEHVADGLRFLPRFRYTGPFLAVTVVYWAVNAAGIWMVCRGAGVTGLTFGQACVVMGVLALGVLVPNAPGFFGAFQISVYAGLSMYISPRDVVGPGSAAVFWLYVLQVGVTFLGAGAALLIERISPKDALAAAGDRQAEAGEPGAGPA comes from the coding sequence ATGGCTGAGCCGGCCCCGGTCCACGAGGGCGACGCGCGCGCCCCGCGCGCCACACCGGCAGCCGGCAACCTCGCCCGGCGCCGCGCGCTCGGGCTCCTCGGATCGCTCGTCGTCGCGGGCTGCTTCGTCTGGCTGATGCGCGCCGGCACCCTGCCTGTCGTGCCGGCGGCCGAGCACCTCGCGCGCGTGCCCGCGTGGGTCCCCGTGGCCTACGGCGCGGTGTGGCTGCTCGTGCTGACCCTGCGCGCGATGCGCTGGTACTGGCTGCTCCGGCCGCTGCGCCCGGTGTCGATGCGGCGGGTGCTCACCGTCTCGTTCATCGGCTACGGCGCGCTCCTGCTCCTGCCCTTCCGCATGGGCGAGCTGGTGCGCCCCGCGCTCATCCGCCAGCAGGGCGGCATCTCGGGCTGGGCGGCCACGGGCAGCGTGGGCGCCGAGCGGGTGCTCGACGGCCTCTACCTGAGCGCGCTGCTCTTCGCCGCGCTGCAGATCGCGAGGCCCCTCGACCCCCTGCCGGACCGCATCGGCGAGCTGCAGGTCTCGGCGGCGGTGGTCCCCGGCGCCGCGTACACCGCGCTCGCCGTCTTCTTCGCCGGCTTCGTGACCATGGGGGTGTTCTACTGGCGGCGCGCCTGGGCCCGCCGCACCACCGAGCGGGTCGTCGGGCTTGTCTCGCCGCGGCTCGGCGTCTGGCTGGCCGACCGCGTGGAGCACGTGGCCGACGGCCTGCGCTTCCTGCCCCGCTTCCGCTACACCGGCCCGTTCCTGGCGGTCACGGTGGTGTACTGGGCCGTCAATGCGGCCGGCATCTGGATGGTGTGCCGGGGCGCGGGCGTCACCGGGCTCACCTTCGGCCAGGCGTGCGTGGTGATGGGCGTGCTCGCGCTCGGGGTGCTCGTGCCCAACGCGCCCGGGTTCTTCGGCGCGTTCCAGATCTCGGTCTACGCCGGGCTGTCGATGTACATCTCCCCGCGCGACGTGGTCGGCCCCGGATCCGCCGCGGTGTTCTGGCTGTACGTGCTGCAGGTCGGGGTGACGTTCCTGGGCGCGGGAGCGGCGCTGCTCATCGAGCGGATCTCGCCGAAGGACGCGCTGGCCGCCGCCGGGGATCGGCAGGCCGAGGCCGGGGAGCCGGGCGCAGGGCCGGCCTGA
- a CDS encoding glycosyltransferase family 2 protein: protein MSVDISVVIPVYNEEPAIEHSLEVVRGHLDKIGRSYELVCVDDGSRDRTLERLLAAAAADPRVRPVPLARNFGKEAAMAAGLSEARGRALIFMDADLQHPPSLIARMVELWAEGYDVVSAVKETRARESLVYRMMTWVFNALMAGAARGDFRGASDFKLIDRQVVDALMQCAERNRFFRGLVTWVGFRTTEIPFTVAERLHGTTKWSLVGLIRYSIRNLIAFSALPLKMVTAMGFGTLVFAAGLGAQTLWRYLDGEALSGFTTVILLQLILGGLLLTSVGVIALYVAVIYDEVKHRPMFLVRRPRPGEQGGAHEDRGAPARADADRAGSGADG, encoded by the coding sequence GTGAGCGTGGACATCTCGGTCGTCATCCCCGTCTACAACGAGGAGCCGGCCATCGAGCACAGCCTCGAGGTGGTGCGCGGGCACCTCGACAAGATCGGCCGGAGCTACGAGCTCGTCTGCGTGGACGACGGCTCCCGCGACCGCACCCTGGAGCGGCTCCTGGCCGCGGCCGCGGCGGATCCGCGGGTGCGCCCGGTGCCGCTCGCGCGCAACTTCGGCAAGGAGGCGGCGATGGCCGCCGGCCTGAGCGAGGCCCGGGGCCGCGCGCTCATCTTCATGGACGCCGACCTGCAGCACCCGCCCTCGCTCATCGCGCGCATGGTCGAGCTCTGGGCCGAGGGCTACGACGTGGTGAGCGCCGTCAAGGAGACGCGGGCGCGCGAGAGCCTCGTCTACCGGATGATGACCTGGGTGTTCAACGCGCTCATGGCCGGCGCGGCGCGGGGCGACTTCCGGGGCGCCTCCGATTTCAAGCTGATCGACCGCCAGGTGGTCGACGCGCTCATGCAATGCGCGGAGCGCAACCGCTTCTTCCGGGGCCTCGTGACCTGGGTGGGCTTCCGGACCACCGAGATCCCCTTCACCGTGGCCGAGCGCCTGCACGGCACCACCAAATGGTCGCTGGTCGGCCTCATCCGCTACTCCATCCGCAACCTCATCGCCTTCTCGGCGCTGCCGCTGAAGATGGTCACGGCCATGGGCTTCGGCACCCTGGTGTTCGCGGCCGGGCTCGGCGCGCAGACCCTGTGGCGCTACCTGGACGGCGAGGCGCTCAGCGGGTTCACCACGGTGATCCTGCTCCAGCTCATCCTCGGCGGGCTCCTGCTCACCAGCGTCGGGGTCATCGCGCTCTACGTGGCGGTGATCTATGACGAGGTGAAGCACCGGCCGATGTTCCTTGTGCGGCGCCCGCGGCCCGGGGAGCAAGGCGGCGCGCACGAGGACCGCGGCGCCCCGGCCCGGGCCGACGCGGACCGCGCGGGCAGCGGCGCCGATGGCTGA
- a CDS encoding class I SAM-dependent methyltransferase: MEAPTCPIPSFSGVRARVFLDVQAEEGVESSWGVRTSEARIFECPASGLRFRLPAPREKIAAFYRSEYHERMGGEEDTRRAEAYRKENQERVGVLKRYAPSGRVLDVGCSTGQFAAQLREAGYDALGCDISEDACRKAAALLGEDRALCGPVESLLDRLRGSLDAITMMDVIEHFDDVVSPLRAMREMLRPGGTLFLRTPTLRSPFYKVADLSYQLSGGRYKDAVLKIYHAEHFFFFTERAMRALLEDTGYEVLAIDPDPLLWENFRSAEMRQGPLVNSVLAAVYFAGRLADRGHGMKVVARRPG, encoded by the coding sequence GTGGAGGCGCCCACCTGCCCCATTCCCTCCTTCTCGGGCGTGCGGGCGCGAGTCTTCCTCGACGTGCAGGCCGAGGAGGGCGTGGAGTCGTCGTGGGGCGTGCGCACCAGCGAGGCGCGCATCTTCGAGTGCCCCGCCTCGGGCCTGCGCTTCCGGCTGCCGGCGCCGCGCGAGAAGATCGCGGCGTTCTACCGCTCCGAGTACCACGAGCGGATGGGCGGCGAGGAGGACACGCGGCGCGCCGAGGCGTACCGCAAGGAGAACCAGGAGCGCGTCGGCGTGCTGAAGCGCTACGCCCCGTCGGGCCGGGTGCTCGACGTGGGCTGCTCCACCGGCCAGTTCGCGGCCCAGCTCCGCGAGGCGGGCTACGACGCGCTCGGCTGCGACATCTCCGAGGACGCCTGCCGGAAGGCCGCGGCGCTGCTCGGCGAGGACCGGGCGCTGTGCGGGCCGGTGGAGTCGCTCCTCGACAGGCTGCGCGGCTCGCTCGACGCCATCACGATGATGGACGTCATCGAGCATTTCGACGACGTGGTGTCGCCGCTCCGGGCGATGCGCGAGATGCTCCGGCCAGGCGGGACCCTCTTCCTGCGCACGCCCACGCTCCGCTCGCCGTTCTACAAGGTGGCCGACCTCAGCTACCAGCTGAGCGGCGGCCGCTACAAGGACGCGGTGCTCAAGATCTACCACGCCGAGCATTTCTTTTTCTTCACCGAGCGGGCCATGCGCGCGCTGCTCGAGGACACCGGCTACGAGGTGCTGGCGATCGATCCCGACCCGCTGCTCTGGGAGAATTTCCGCTCGGCGGAGATGCGGCAGGGTCCGCTGGTGAACTCGGTGCTGGCGGCTGTGTACTTCGCCGGCCGCCTCGCCGATCGCGGCCACGGCATGAAGGTCGTCGCGCGGCGGCCGGGCTAG
- a CDS encoding DUF6798 domain-containing protein, protein MGTKMGTGPGAPEADMAGDDEITAGADGGESSGAEGADGGESSPRAAGPEAAAPAAGPARPSPRQRLAPLLPELPAALIALVISVCFGLSYGVNYGASNQTAYMLGALRLLDPSVLTKDWYATGPANYHPAFSYVGWLLLAIDRGGAAVGWGLVVTATLGALCVYWLAAELLKDRRLALATFLLVMAIAFVTRTDSVASSYIFDFILQPSTLGSLFLLAALPPLVAGRTLLSGVFLGLSGLFHANYLVLGIGTFGLAQLLLGWRDGWKGLARRIAMQVGPAIAVFLLLSPLILRSVRSPDAAFAQEILFNIRSPHHYAPRTYKGNFFPVAAWQMFGLGAGGWLLRGREGRGRRLGAVVLAMAIVIWTGTLLTTWVQIPRVAQLFVWRFAPFLDLLMQLLACAASASIAARPSLFRRIPSAGLALTLGGFVALAMFDKEGDLAPPLLLALAPGAAGALVGAAASLLERRGVGLAPARAFLLRFGAYALVAYAAFACLRFGVPKVRGYEERSNVIKGMRGPEADMYAWIRANTPKDAVFLTPPQLERFRLLGERAIVVDWKGSAYVPSELVEWYRRLEDVSGRKGFRRSDDLADGYGDLDAARLDPLQKKYKFDYVVVGRGRQRDLPGKVVYQNSRFVILDLAG, encoded by the coding sequence ATGGGGACCAAGATGGGGACCGGGCCCGGTGCACCCGAGGCCGACATGGCCGGGGATGACGAGATCACCGCCGGCGCAGACGGCGGGGAGAGCTCCGGCGCGGAGGGCGCAGACGGCGGGGAGAGCTCCCCGCGCGCCGCCGGGCCCGAGGCCGCCGCGCCCGCGGCCGGGCCGGCGCGGCCCTCGCCGCGGCAGAGGCTCGCGCCGCTCCTCCCCGAGCTGCCGGCCGCGCTCATCGCGCTCGTCATCTCCGTCTGCTTCGGGCTGAGCTACGGCGTCAATTACGGCGCCAGCAACCAGACGGCGTACATGCTGGGCGCCCTCCGGCTGCTCGACCCCAGCGTGCTCACGAAGGACTGGTACGCGACCGGCCCGGCCAACTACCACCCGGCCTTCTCCTACGTGGGCTGGCTGCTGCTCGCCATCGACCGCGGCGGCGCGGCGGTGGGCTGGGGCCTCGTGGTCACCGCGACGCTCGGCGCCCTGTGCGTGTACTGGCTCGCGGCCGAGCTGCTGAAGGACCGGCGCCTCGCGCTGGCCACCTTCCTGCTGGTGATGGCGATCGCCTTCGTCACCCGCACCGACAGCGTCGCGTCCAGCTACATCTTCGATTTCATCCTGCAGCCCTCCACCCTGGGCAGCCTCTTCCTCCTCGCGGCGCTGCCTCCCCTCGTGGCAGGTCGCACCCTGCTCTCGGGCGTGTTCCTCGGTCTGAGCGGGCTGTTCCACGCCAATTACCTCGTCCTCGGGATCGGCACCTTCGGCCTCGCCCAGCTCCTGCTCGGCTGGAGGGACGGCTGGAAGGGTCTGGCGCGGCGCATCGCCATGCAGGTCGGGCCGGCCATCGCGGTGTTCCTGCTCCTCTCCCCGCTCATCCTCCGCTCGGTGCGCTCGCCGGACGCGGCGTTCGCGCAGGAGATCCTCTTCAACATCCGCTCGCCGCACCACTACGCGCCCAGGACTTACAAGGGTAATTTCTTCCCGGTGGCGGCGTGGCAGATGTTCGGCCTCGGCGCCGGCGGGTGGCTCTTGCGCGGCCGGGAGGGGCGCGGGCGCCGCCTCGGCGCGGTGGTGCTCGCGATGGCGATCGTCATCTGGACCGGGACGCTGCTCACCACCTGGGTGCAGATCCCGCGCGTCGCGCAGCTCTTCGTGTGGCGCTTCGCGCCGTTCCTCGACCTCCTCATGCAGCTGCTCGCCTGCGCGGCCTCGGCGAGCATCGCGGCCCGCCCCTCCCTCTTCCGGCGCATCCCGTCCGCGGGCCTCGCGCTGACGCTGGGCGGCTTCGTCGCCCTGGCCATGTTCGACAAGGAGGGGGATCTGGCGCCGCCGCTCCTGCTGGCCCTCGCGCCCGGCGCCGCGGGCGCCCTCGTCGGCGCGGCGGCGTCGCTGCTCGAGCGCCGGGGCGTCGGTCTCGCCCCGGCGCGCGCATTTCTGTTGCGCTTCGGCGCTTATGCGCTCGTCGCCTACGCGGCGTTCGCCTGCCTCCGCTTCGGCGTGCCCAAGGTGAGGGGCTACGAGGAGCGGTCCAACGTGATCAAGGGCATGCGCGGGCCCGAGGCCGATATGTACGCCTGGATCCGCGCCAACACCCCGAAGGACGCGGTGTTCCTCACGCCGCCGCAGCTGGAGCGCTTCCGGCTCCTCGGCGAGCGCGCCATCGTGGTCGACTGGAAGGGCAGCGCCTACGTGCCCAGCGAGCTGGTGGAATGGTACCGGCGGCTGGAGGACGTCTCCGGGCGCAAGGGCTTCCGGCGCTCGGACGACCTGGCCGACGGCTACGGGGATCTCGACGCCGCCCGGCTCGACCCGCTGCAGAAGAAATACAAGTTCGATTACGTGGTGGTGGGCCGCGGCCGGCAGAGGGATCTGCCCGGCAAGGTCGTCTATCAGAATTCGCGCTTCGTGATCCTCGACCTCGCCGGCTGA